Proteins co-encoded in one Spirosoma endbachense genomic window:
- a CDS encoding ion channel, whose translation MNTLPKQNLQGRNSQLVEQEEQRRDLGFGTKLGDTYSRLINKDGSFNIFRKNGTFWDQLNLYNRLITIKWLPFLGLVLVFYLIANGFFAVVYMLAGAENLQSTSDQSFYGPFWKAFFFSSQTLTTVGYGHIAPTSFLTSIIAAFESMMGLLSFALVTGLLYGRFSRPSAHIKFSQRSVFAPYLDVNAWMFRIINARSHQLIDVLVEVTMSRMETKADGTKHRNYYSLSLERKKVTFFPTNWTLVHAITNKSPLHGCTPEDLAESDTEFLILLQAMDDTFSQVVHRRYSYRYDEVLWGHKFRPMFDSGQSGIVNLDLEKLDDTEEVELN comes from the coding sequence ATGAATACTTTGCCAAAACAGAATTTACAGGGACGGAACAGTCAACTTGTTGAACAAGAGGAGCAAAGGCGTGATTTAGGGTTCGGAACAAAGCTCGGTGATACCTATTCTCGATTAATCAACAAAGATGGTAGTTTTAATATATTTCGTAAGAACGGAACATTTTGGGATCAACTAAATCTCTATAATCGGCTGATTACCATCAAATGGTTGCCTTTTTTAGGCTTAGTCTTGGTATTTTATCTCATTGCGAATGGCTTTTTTGCCGTAGTATATATGCTGGCTGGCGCTGAGAATCTTCAGAGTACCTCGGACCAATCATTTTATGGACCTTTCTGGAAAGCTTTTTTCTTTAGTTCTCAAACGCTTACAACTGTAGGATACGGACATATTGCCCCTACTAGCTTTCTGACTAGTATTATAGCCGCTTTCGAGTCAATGATGGGATTACTGTCGTTTGCTTTGGTAACCGGACTCCTGTACGGCCGGTTTTCGCGACCATCTGCTCATATTAAATTTTCCCAACGGTCAGTGTTTGCGCCTTATCTGGATGTAAATGCCTGGATGTTCCGGATCATTAATGCACGGTCACACCAGTTGATCGATGTGCTGGTAGAAGTAACTATGTCGCGCATGGAAACTAAAGCGGATGGAACGAAGCACCGTAATTATTATTCCTTAAGTCTGGAGCGGAAGAAAGTAACGTTTTTTCCAACTAACTGGACCCTGGTCCACGCTATTACGAATAAAAGTCCATTACATGGCTGTACGCCCGAAGACCTTGCCGAATCTGATACTGAATTCTTAATTTTGCTCCAGGCAATGGACGATACATTCTCGCAGGTAGTTCATCGACGGTATTCGTATCGGTATGATGAAGTTCTTTGGGGACACAAATTTCGCCCCATGTTTGACAGTGGCCAAAGCGGTATTGTTAATCTCGATCTTGAGAAACTGGATGATACTGAAGAAGTTGAGCTTAACTAG